From Camelina sativa cultivar DH55 chromosome 7, Cs, whole genome shotgun sequence, one genomic window encodes:
- the LOC104703987 gene encoding transcription factor EGL1-like isoform X2, whose product MDEETMTTVENRTVLGNLKKQLAVSVRNIQWSYGIFWSVSASQPGVLEWGDGYYNGDIKTRKTIQAAEVKVDQLGLERSEQLRELYESLSLAESSASGGSQVTRRASAAALSPEDLTDTEWYYLVCMSFVFNIGEGIPGGALSNGEPIWLCNAQTADSKVFTRSLLAKSASLQTVVCFPFLGGVLEIGTTEHITEDLNVIQCVKTMFLEAPPYATISTRSDYQEVFDPLSDDKYIPVFATEAFPTASTSEFEQEPEDHDSFINDGGASQVQSWKFVGEELSNCVHQSLNSSDCVSQTFVGTTGRVACDPRKGRVQRLGQIQEQSNHVNMDDDVHYQGVISTIFKTTHQLILGPQFQNFDKRSSFTRWKRSSSVKTSVEKSQKMIKKILFEVPLMNKKEGLLPDTPEETGNHALCEKKRREKLNERFMTLRSIIPSISKIDKVSILDDTIGYLQELQKRVQELESCRESADTETRMTMMKRKKPEDEDERASANCMNSKRKGSDVNVGEDEPVDTGYAGLTDNLRISSLGNEVVIELRCAWREGILLEIMDVISDLNLDSHSVQSSTGDGLLCLNVNCKHKGKKMATTGMIQEALQRVAWIC is encoded by the exons AT GGATGAAGAAACAATGACTACCGTAGAAAACAGAACAGTGCTGGGGAATCTAAAGAAACAGCTTGCAGTTTCAGTTCGAAACATTCAATGGAGTTATGGAATCTTCTGGTCTGTCTCTGCTTCTCAACCAGG AGTGTTAGAGTGGGGAGATGGATATTACAATGGAGACATTAAGACAAGGAAGACGATTCAAGCAGCTGAAGTCAAAGTTGACCAGTTGGGTCTTGAGAGAAGTGAGCAGCTTAGAGAGCTTTACGAATCTCTCTCCCTCGCTGAATCCTCAGCTTCCGGTGGTTCTCAGGTCACTCGACGAGCTTCCGCCGCCGCGCTCTCGCCGGAAGACCTCACCGACACCGAGTGGTACTACTTAGTCTGCATGTCTTTCGTCTTCAACATCGGTGAAGG AATCCCCGGAGGAGCATTATCCAACGGAGAACCAATATGGCTTTGTAACGCTCAAACCGCCGATAGCAAAGTCTTCACACGCTCCCTTCTCGCTAAA AGTGCTTCGCTTCAGACAGTTGTTTGCTTCCCGTTTCTTGGAGGAGTCCTTGAGATCGGCACCACCGAACAT aTTACAGAGGACTTGAACGTGATACAATGCGTGAAGACAATGTTCCTTGAAGCTCCTCCTTATGCTACAATATCGACGAGATCGGATTATCAAGAAGTTTTTGATCCTTTAAGCGATGATAAATACATTCCAGTATTTGCAACTGAAGCTTTTCCGACAGCGTCTACGAGCGAGTTTGAGCAAGAACCAGAGGATCATGATTCGTTCATCAACGATGGTGGTGCGTCTCAGGTTCAAAGCTGGAAGTTTGTGGGTGAAGAACTCAGTAACTGCGTTCACCAATCGCTTAACTCTAGCGATTGCGTTTCTCAGACGTTTGTCGGAACAACCGGCAGAGTTGCTTGCGATCCAAGGAAGGGTAGGGTTCAACGATTAGGTCAGATTCAAGAACAGAGTAATCATGTAAATATGGACGACGATGTCCATTACCAAGGTGTGATCTCGACGATTTTCAAAACGACGCATCAGCTAATCCTTGGACCGCAGTTTCAAAACTTTGATAAGAGATCTAGCTTCACAAGGTGGAAGCGATCATCATCTGTGAAAACATCGGTAGAGAAATCGCAGAAGATGATAAAGAAGATACTCTTCGAGGTTCCTCTGATGAACAAGAAAGAGGGGTTGTTACCGGACACACCAGAGGAAACCGGGAACCATGCGTTGTGCGAGAAGAAACGACGCGAGAAGTTGAATGAACGGTTCATGACATTGAGATCTATCATTCCTTCAATTAGTAAG ATTGATAAAGTGTCAATTCTTGATGATACGATTGGGTATCTTCAAGAACTACAAAAACGGGTTCAAGAATTGGAGTCTTGCAGAGAATCTGCGGATACGGAGACGCGAAtgacgatgatgaagaggaagaaaccaGAGGATGAGGACGAAAGAGCATCAGCGAATTGTATGAACAGCAAGAGGAAGGGGAGTGATGTGAATGTAGGAGAAGATGAACCGGTTGATACGGGTTATGCTGGTTTAACCGATAACTTAAGGATTAGTTCACTCGGTAACGAGGTGGTTATTGAGCTTAGATGTGCTTGGAGAGAAGGGATATTGCTTGAGATAATGGATGTGATTAGTGATCTCAATTTGGATTCTCACTCGGTTCAGTCGTCAACCGGAGACGGTTTACTCTGCTTAAACGTCAATTGCAAG CATAAAGGGAAAAAAATGGCCACGACAGGAATGATCCAAGAGGCACTTCAAAGGGTTGCATGGATATGCTAA
- the LOC104703987 gene encoding transcription factor EGL1-like isoform X1 — MNEETMTTVENRTVLGNLKKQLAVSVRNIQWSYGIFWSVSASQPGVLEWGDGYYNGDIKTRKTIQAAEVKVDQLGLERSEQLRELYESLSLAESSASGGSQVTRRASAAALSPEDLTDTEWYYLVCMSFVFNIGEGIPGGALSNGEPIWLCNAQTADSKVFTRSLLAKSASLQTVVCFPFLGGVLEIGTTEHITEDLNVIQCVKTMFLEAPPYATISTRSDYQEVFDPLSDDKYIPVFATEAFPTASTSEFEQEPEDHDSFINDGGASQVQSWKFVGEELSNCVHQSLNSSDCVSQTFVGTTGRVACDPRKGRVQRLGQIQEQSNHVNMDDDVHYQGVISTIFKTTHQLILGPQFQNFDKRSSFTRWKRSSSVKTSVEKSQKMIKKILFEVPLMNKKEGLLPDTPEETGNHALCEKKRREKLNERFMTLRSIIPSISKIDKVSILDDTIGYLQELQKRVQELESCRESADTETRMTMMKRKKPEDEDERASANCMNSKRKGSDVNVGEDEPVDTGYAGLTDNLRISSLGNEVVIELRCAWREGILLEIMDVISDLNLDSHSVQSSTGDGLLCLNVNCKHKGKKMATTGMIQEALQRVAWIC, encoded by the exons AT GAATGAAGAAACAATGACTACCGTAGAAAACAGAACAGTGCTGGGAAATCTAAAGAAACAGCTTGCAGTTTCAGTTCGAAACATTCAATGGAGTTATGGAATCTTCTGGTCTGTCTCTGCTTCTCAACCAGG AGTGTTAGAGTGGGGAGATGGATATTACAATGGAGACATTAAGACAAGGAAGACGATTCAAGCAGCTGAAGTCAAAGTTGACCAGTTGGGTCTTGAGAGAAGTGAGCAGCTTAGAGAGCTTTACGAATCTCTCTCCCTCGCTGAATCCTCAGCTTCCGGTGGTTCTCAGGTCACTCGACGAGCTTCCGCCGCCGCGCTCTCGCCGGAAGACCTCACCGACACCGAGTGGTACTACTTAGTCTGCATGTCTTTCGTCTTCAACATCGGTGAAGG AATCCCCGGAGGAGCATTATCCAACGGAGAACCAATATGGCTTTGTAACGCTCAAACCGCCGATAGCAAAGTCTTCACACGCTCCCTTCTCGCTAAA AGTGCTTCGCTTCAGACAGTTGTTTGCTTCCCGTTTCTTGGAGGAGTCCTTGAGATCGGCACCACCGAACAT aTTACAGAGGACTTGAACGTGATACAATGCGTGAAGACAATGTTCCTTGAAGCTCCTCCTTATGCTACAATATCGACGAGATCGGATTATCAAGAAGTTTTTGATCCTTTAAGCGATGATAAATACATTCCAGTATTTGCAACTGAAGCTTTTCCGACAGCGTCTACGAGCGAGTTTGAGCAAGAACCAGAGGATCATGATTCGTTCATCAACGATGGTGGTGCGTCTCAGGTTCAAAGCTGGAAGTTTGTGGGTGAAGAACTCAGTAACTGCGTTCACCAATCGCTTAACTCTAGCGATTGCGTTTCTCAGACGTTTGTCGGAACAACCGGCAGAGTTGCTTGCGATCCAAGGAAGGGTAGGGTTCAACGATTAGGTCAGATTCAAGAACAGAGTAATCATGTAAATATGGACGACGATGTCCATTACCAAGGTGTGATCTCGACGATTTTCAAAACGACGCATCAGCTAATCCTTGGACCGCAGTTTCAAAACTTTGATAAGAGATCTAGCTTCACAAGGTGGAAGCGATCATCATCTGTGAAAACATCGGTAGAGAAATCGCAGAAGATGATAAAGAAGATACTCTTCGAGGTTCCTCTGATGAACAAGAAAGAGGGGTTGTTACCGGACACACCAGAGGAAACCGGGAACCATGCGTTGTGCGAGAAGAAACGACGCGAGAAGTTGAATGAACGGTTCATGACATTGAGATCTATCATTCCTTCAATTAGTAAG ATTGATAAAGTGTCAATTCTTGATGATACGATTGGGTATCTTCAAGAACTACAAAAACGGGTTCAAGAATTGGAGTCTTGCAGAGAATCTGCGGATACGGAGACGCGAAtgacgatgatgaagaggaagaaaccaGAGGATGAGGACGAAAGAGCATCAGCGAATTGTATGAACAGCAAGAGGAAGGGGAGTGATGTGAATGTAGGAGAAGATGAACCGGTTGATACGGGTTATGCTGGTTTAACCGATAACTTAAGGATTAGTTCACTCGGTAACGAGGTGGTTATTGAGCTTAGATGTGCTTGGAGAGAAGGGATATTGCTTGAGATAATGGATGTGATTAGTGATCTCAATTTGGATTCTCACTCGGTTCAGTCGTCAACCGGAGACGGTTTACTCTGCTTAAACGTCAATTGCAAG CATAAAGGGAAAAAAATGGCCACGACAGGAATGATCCAAGAGGCACTTCAAAGGGTTGCATGGATATGCTAA
- the LOC104703987 gene encoding transcription factor EGL1-like isoform X3: protein MTTVENRTVLGNLKKQLAVSVRNIQWSYGIFWSVSASQPGVLEWGDGYYNGDIKTRKTIQAAEVKVDQLGLERSEQLRELYESLSLAESSASGGSQVTRRASAAALSPEDLTDTEWYYLVCMSFVFNIGEGIPGGALSNGEPIWLCNAQTADSKVFTRSLLAKSASLQTVVCFPFLGGVLEIGTTEHITEDLNVIQCVKTMFLEAPPYATISTRSDYQEVFDPLSDDKYIPVFATEAFPTASTSEFEQEPEDHDSFINDGGASQVQSWKFVGEELSNCVHQSLNSSDCVSQTFVGTTGRVACDPRKGRVQRLGQIQEQSNHVNMDDDVHYQGVISTIFKTTHQLILGPQFQNFDKRSSFTRWKRSSSVKTSVEKSQKMIKKILFEVPLMNKKEGLLPDTPEETGNHALCEKKRREKLNERFMTLRSIIPSISKIDKVSILDDTIGYLQELQKRVQELESCRESADTETRMTMMKRKKPEDEDERASANCMNSKRKGSDVNVGEDEPVDTGYAGLTDNLRISSLGNEVVIELRCAWREGILLEIMDVISDLNLDSHSVQSSTGDGLLCLNVNCKHKGKKMATTGMIQEALQRVAWIC, encoded by the exons ATGACTACCGTAGAAAACAGAACAGTGCTGGGAAATCTAAAGAAACAGCTTGCAGTTTCAGTTCGAAACATTCAATGGAGTTATGGAATCTTCTGGTCTGTCTCTGCTTCTCAACCAGG AGTGTTAGAGTGGGGAGATGGATATTACAATGGAGACATTAAGACAAGGAAGACGATTCAAGCAGCTGAAGTCAAAGTTGACCAGTTGGGTCTTGAGAGAAGTGAGCAGCTTAGAGAGCTTTACGAATCTCTCTCCCTCGCTGAATCCTCAGCTTCCGGTGGTTCTCAGGTCACTCGACGAGCTTCCGCCGCCGCGCTCTCGCCGGAAGACCTCACCGACACCGAGTGGTACTACTTAGTCTGCATGTCTTTCGTCTTCAACATCGGTGAAGG AATCCCCGGAGGAGCATTATCCAACGGAGAACCAATATGGCTTTGTAACGCTCAAACCGCCGATAGCAAAGTCTTCACACGCTCCCTTCTCGCTAAA AGTGCTTCGCTTCAGACAGTTGTTTGCTTCCCGTTTCTTGGAGGAGTCCTTGAGATCGGCACCACCGAACAT aTTACAGAGGACTTGAACGTGATACAATGCGTGAAGACAATGTTCCTTGAAGCTCCTCCTTATGCTACAATATCGACGAGATCGGATTATCAAGAAGTTTTTGATCCTTTAAGCGATGATAAATACATTCCAGTATTTGCAACTGAAGCTTTTCCGACAGCGTCTACGAGCGAGTTTGAGCAAGAACCAGAGGATCATGATTCGTTCATCAACGATGGTGGTGCGTCTCAGGTTCAAAGCTGGAAGTTTGTGGGTGAAGAACTCAGTAACTGCGTTCACCAATCGCTTAACTCTAGCGATTGCGTTTCTCAGACGTTTGTCGGAACAACCGGCAGAGTTGCTTGCGATCCAAGGAAGGGTAGGGTTCAACGATTAGGTCAGATTCAAGAACAGAGTAATCATGTAAATATGGACGACGATGTCCATTACCAAGGTGTGATCTCGACGATTTTCAAAACGACGCATCAGCTAATCCTTGGACCGCAGTTTCAAAACTTTGATAAGAGATCTAGCTTCACAAGGTGGAAGCGATCATCATCTGTGAAAACATCGGTAGAGAAATCGCAGAAGATGATAAAGAAGATACTCTTCGAGGTTCCTCTGATGAACAAGAAAGAGGGGTTGTTACCGGACACACCAGAGGAAACCGGGAACCATGCGTTGTGCGAGAAGAAACGACGCGAGAAGTTGAATGAACGGTTCATGACATTGAGATCTATCATTCCTTCAATTAGTAAG ATTGATAAAGTGTCAATTCTTGATGATACGATTGGGTATCTTCAAGAACTACAAAAACGGGTTCAAGAATTGGAGTCTTGCAGAGAATCTGCGGATACGGAGACGCGAAtgacgatgatgaagaggaagaaaccaGAGGATGAGGACGAAAGAGCATCAGCGAATTGTATGAACAGCAAGAGGAAGGGGAGTGATGTGAATGTAGGAGAAGATGAACCGGTTGATACGGGTTATGCTGGTTTAACCGATAACTTAAGGATTAGTTCACTCGGTAACGAGGTGGTTATTGAGCTTAGATGTGCTTGGAGAGAAGGGATATTGCTTGAGATAATGGATGTGATTAGTGATCTCAATTTGGATTCTCACTCGGTTCAGTCGTCAACCGGAGACGGTTTACTCTGCTTAAACGTCAATTGCAAG CATAAAGGGAAAAAAATGGCCACGACAGGAATGATCCAAGAGGCACTTCAAAGGGTTGCATGGATATGCTAA